A single genomic interval of Treponema sp. J25 harbors:
- the clpS gene encoding ATP-dependent Clp protease adapter ClpS yields MAERGGFTPDTELLDDIELKEPELYRVVLLNDDFTTMDFVVAVLVHVFHKSPQEAQKIMLDVHRKGRGVVGMYPWDIAVTKAEQVHRLARQEEFPLRCVVEEA; encoded by the coding sequence ATGGCAGAACGAGGGGGATTCACTCCCGATACGGAACTTCTGGATGATATAGAGCTTAAGGAACCGGAACTGTATCGGGTGGTTCTTTTGAATGATGATTTTACCACCATGGATTTTGTGGTGGCCGTTTTGGTCCATGTGTTTCACAAGAGCCCACAGGAGGCCCAGAAGATAATGCTCGATGTGCACCGGAAAGGCCGGGGCGTTGTGGGTATGTATCCCTGGGATATTGCCGTTACCAAGGCCGAACAGGTGCATCGGCTTGCCCGACAGGAGGAATTTCCCCTTCGCTGTGTGGTGGAAGAGGCCTAG
- a CDS encoding DUF1007 family protein: MKRIQPLQKGYLLLWCFFLYRLFQPSVAMAHPHMALEARLDFVFEGKQCVGVWMDWTFDSMFSVAIIGEYDTNRDGRFDERENSRVFQGAFSNLKNYGYFIYIRKGDVRSNPKGVEQFQALQRQGRLAYRFFVPLSSLDLETDFSISVFDSTFYCAVQYAEGGIRCIDKAGNGLPPAPEGPSPQRAVNKKYPIYYNPRGAANDFRVYQKWEKGLETAYPEEITIRWE; encoded by the coding sequence ATGAAAAGAATACAGCCCCTTCAAAAGGGATACCTACTCCTGTGGTGTTTTTTCTTGTATCGTCTTTTCCAACCATCTGTTGCCATGGCCCATCCCCACATGGCCTTAGAAGCCCGGCTCGATTTTGTATTCGAGGGAAAACAATGTGTCGGCGTATGGATGGATTGGACCTTTGATTCCATGTTCAGTGTCGCCATCATTGGTGAATATGACACAAACCGGGACGGTCGCTTTGATGAGCGAGAAAACAGTCGGGTCTTTCAGGGCGCCTTTAGTAATCTTAAGAATTACGGCTACTTCATCTATATACGAAAAGGGGATGTCCGTTCCAACCCTAAAGGGGTGGAACAATTCCAGGCCCTTCAGAGACAGGGGCGCTTAGCATACCGTTTTTTTGTACCCCTTTCTTCTTTAGACCTGGAAACCGACTTCAGTATTTCCGTTTTCGACAGCACCTTTTACTGCGCCGTCCAGTATGCGGAAGGTGGAATCCGGTGTATTGATAAGGCGGGGAATGGGTTGCCTCCCGCCCCAGAGGGCCCCAGCCCCCAACGGGCGGTGAATAAAAAATACCCCATCTACTATAATCCCCGGGGGGCGGCTAATGATTTTCGGGTATACCAGAAATGGGAAAAGGGCCTTGAAACGGCCTATCCTGAAGAAATAACCATCCGGTGGGAATAG
- a CDS encoding Rid family detoxifying hydrolase, whose protein sequence is MTEGGKEIIVPKKGARPIGPYSPAVRVSGGLVFFSGQIPIDPETGGLVGPDIQSQTRRCLENLQILLEAAGLNCTHVVKTTVYLVDMTDFSAMNEVYATFFPQDPPARTTVAVAALPRGARIEIEAIAMG, encoded by the coding sequence ATGACGGAGGGCGGAAAAGAGATAATTGTGCCAAAGAAGGGGGCCCGTCCTATTGGGCCCTATTCGCCAGCGGTGCGTGTTTCAGGGGGATTGGTCTTTTTCTCTGGTCAGATTCCTATCGACCCTGAAACGGGGGGCCTGGTGGGGCCTGATATCCAGAGCCAGACGCGGCGGTGTCTTGAAAACCTGCAGATTCTTCTTGAGGCCGCGGGGTTGAATTGTACCCATGTGGTAAAAACCACGGTGTACCTTGTGGATATGACGGATTTTTCAGCTATGAATGAGGTATATGCTACCTTCTTTCCCCAAGATCCACCGGCTCGAACCACCGTGGCCGTAGCGGCCCTCCCCCGCGGGGCCCGTATCGAGATAGAGGCTATCGCCATGGGGTAG
- a CDS encoding cation:proton antiporter, with translation MNKRKWLLFLVFLSIGGLLFANTEGESGLTAQMTSLVLELGVVIFAVRAGGALAKKIGLPPVIGELLTGVIIGPYALGALPLPGMPNGLFQVYEGVGVSPLLYSFATVASIILLFTSGLETDIDMFLSYSVAGGVVGLGGVLASYLLGAGLATLYMGQSFFSPSSMFMGIMSTATSVGITARILSDRKKMDSPEGVTILAAAVFDDVLGIVLLAIVMGVVAVVTGHQAGGLSAWGIGSIALKAFGLWLGFTVLGLLFGKHLGNGLKKMGGEAHYPVLALGLALILAGFFEMQGLAMIIGAYIVGISLSKTDIAYLILDKTKPLYDFFVPVFFAVMGMMVDIRQLVSPPVLLFGGLYTLVAIIAKILGAGLPSLFLGFNLRGAVRIGMGMVPRGEVALIIAGIGLAAKILDPSVFGVAILMTMVTSIVAPPLLNLVISQGGPGTRKEVKGSVSESIEITLPTHELAELVATTFLRELEREGFFVQLMSIRDEISHIRKGDISISLITEGNKIRIETAPEDIPFVRATIHEVMVRLDANFDALKESFDPEKLRSELRVHTGRKDLTFRKILDKSCITTTLQGMSKFEVIEELVDVLEKAGKVANREQLLRDVMDREERMSTGMEHGIALPHARTAGVATQTLAIGIHRRGIDFQTIDGSQVHIIAMILTPAGDEAPHMQVLASLGAVLGDDVTRQRLSKAASPEDVYEILMGA, from the coding sequence ATGAATAAGAGAAAATGGCTATTATTCCTTGTATTCCTTAGCATCGGTGGACTCCTTTTTGCAAATACGGAAGGCGAATCAGGGCTGACTGCACAAATGACATCCCTCGTACTAGAACTAGGGGTAGTGATTTTTGCGGTCCGGGCAGGAGGCGCCTTAGCTAAAAAGATAGGTCTTCCTCCTGTTATTGGAGAACTCCTTACGGGGGTTATCATTGGTCCCTATGCGTTGGGGGCGCTTCCCTTACCCGGCATGCCCAATGGGCTCTTTCAGGTGTATGAAGGGGTTGGGGTAAGCCCCTTGTTGTATTCCTTTGCGACGGTGGCTTCCATCATTCTTCTTTTTACTTCCGGCCTCGAAACGGATATTGATATGTTTTTAAGCTATTCCGTGGCAGGCGGTGTTGTTGGTCTTGGTGGGGTCCTTGCTTCATACCTTTTAGGAGCGGGGCTCGCCACCCTGTATATGGGGCAGAGCTTTTTTTCTCCCTCTTCCATGTTCATGGGAATCATGAGTACCGCTACCAGCGTGGGTATTACGGCCCGCATCCTTTCGGATCGAAAGAAAATGGATAGCCCCGAGGGGGTCACCATCCTGGCCGCCGCAGTCTTTGATGATGTACTTGGCATTGTCCTTTTAGCTATTGTGATGGGGGTTGTGGCGGTAGTCACTGGTCACCAGGCCGGAGGCCTTTCTGCCTGGGGAATTGGTTCTATTGCCCTTAAAGCCTTTGGGCTCTGGCTTGGATTCACCGTGCTGGGGCTTCTTTTTGGAAAACATCTCGGTAATGGCCTTAAGAAGATGGGTGGGGAAGCCCATTATCCCGTGTTAGCCCTGGGGCTTGCCCTGATTCTGGCGGGCTTTTTTGAGATGCAGGGGCTGGCCATGATTATTGGGGCCTATATTGTGGGTATCAGCCTTTCTAAAACCGATATCGCCTATCTGATTCTGGATAAAACCAAACCCCTGTATGATTTTTTTGTGCCCGTTTTCTTTGCCGTAATGGGGATGATGGTGGATATTCGACAGTTGGTAAGTCCCCCGGTCCTCCTCTTTGGTGGACTCTATACCCTTGTGGCGATTATAGCAAAGATTCTGGGAGCGGGCCTTCCTTCTCTTTTTCTGGGCTTTAACCTTCGGGGGGCAGTCCGTATTGGAATGGGAATGGTTCCCCGGGGAGAGGTGGCCCTTATTATTGCGGGGATTGGACTGGCGGCAAAAATTCTAGACCCTTCGGTTTTCGGGGTGGCTATCCTTATGACCATGGTCACGAGTATTGTGGCGCCACCCTTGCTTAATTTAGTTATTTCCCAGGGTGGACCGGGGACCCGGAAAGAGGTAAAGGGAAGTGTAAGTGAAAGCATCGAAATAACCCTGCCGACCCACGAACTCGCAGAACTGGTTGCCACTACCTTCCTTCGGGAACTGGAACGGGAAGGATTCTTTGTGCAACTTATGAGTATCCGGGATGAAATCAGCCACATCCGAAAGGGAGACATATCTATCTCCCTTATTACTGAGGGGAATAAAATCCGTATAGAGACGGCGCCAGAGGATATTCCTTTCGTGAGGGCTACTATTCATGAAGTGATGGTACGGCTGGATGCCAACTTTGATGCCCTTAAAGAGAGCTTTGATCCAGAGAAGCTTCGTTCTGAATTGCGGGTTCACACGGGAAGAAAGGACCTCACATTCCGGAAAATCCTTGATAAGTCTTGTATCACCACCACGCTTCAGGGAATGAGCAAGTTTGAGGTTATCGAAGAATTGGTGGATGTTTTAGAGAAGGCCGGAAAAGTAGCGAATAGGGAACAGCTCCTGCGGGATGTGATGGATCGGGAAGAGCGAATGAGTACCGGGATGGAACACGGCATAGCCCTTCCTCATGCCCGTACGGCAGGGGTGGCGACCCAAACCCTGGCGATTGGTATTCATCGACGGGGTATTGATTTCCAGACCATCGACGGGAGCCAGGTGCATATCATCGCCATGATTTTGACCCCCGCCGGTGATGAGGCCCCCCATATGCAGGTGCTGGCAAGTTTGGGCGCCGTTCTTGGAGATGATGTCACCCGCCAGCGGCTAAGTAAGGCCGCATCCCCCGAGGATGTCTATGAAATTCTTATGGGGGCATGA
- a CDS encoding FtsX-like permease family protein produces the protein METLIRIALRNLSRQKKRSILLGLAIGFGIMIVTIINSIAGSFQTNVSANLAQFFSGHVFVEGVEKNERGKTAEIIRDDSAILAAIKDAGLDTRNITRRSAAMITLIFEGTRTTQSVYGVNFEEEVLLQERLVFKQGAKENLQAPNALILSEGIAKKLKVEVGDRLLAQLKTVTGQNNVGEFVVAGIMQDMGLFSSMLAYTHRRYLNELLNITPNEYQLFGYFVSDISKTETIAQRLQKALKQHAPVFELPQQTTERIQASPNPATQEGKAAPEATTTDITSPQQTTQPFMSRYAKIKQLAKTETWEGTKFRVFTINDIISQIDQIVSILKSVSLGILLVLFFIIMVGLTNTFRMIMYERIREIGTMRALGIQRRGIRNLFLLEALFLSAFGTIGGWVAAFVILNILSLFSFGTDTVFSLFLKNGHISFVVPWGEMLLHYMLIALLTLLSVYFPARKASKLEPARALRTTK, from the coding sequence ATGGAAACCCTTATCCGTATCGCCCTGCGAAATTTAAGCAGGCAAAAGAAACGAAGTATTTTACTTGGCCTTGCCATTGGCTTTGGCATCATGATTGTCACCATTATCAACAGTATTGCCGGTTCTTTTCAAACCAACGTGAGCGCAAACCTGGCCCAGTTTTTTTCCGGCCATGTGTTTGTAGAGGGGGTTGAAAAAAACGAACGGGGCAAAACAGCGGAAATCATCCGGGATGATTCGGCAATCCTTGCGGCTATTAAAGATGCGGGTCTCGATACCCGGAACATCACCCGGCGTTCCGCCGCTATGATCACCCTTATCTTTGAGGGCACCCGCACCACCCAGAGTGTGTACGGGGTGAACTTCGAAGAAGAAGTACTCCTCCAAGAGCGGCTTGTCTTTAAACAGGGGGCTAAGGAAAACCTACAGGCCCCTAACGCCCTTATCTTAAGTGAAGGGATAGCCAAGAAACTCAAGGTAGAAGTCGGGGACCGCCTCCTGGCCCAACTAAAAACCGTTACGGGCCAAAACAATGTAGGCGAATTTGTGGTGGCCGGCATTATGCAGGATATGGGGCTCTTTAGTTCCATGCTGGCCTACACCCATCGGCGGTACCTCAACGAACTCCTCAATATTACACCCAATGAGTATCAGCTTTTTGGTTACTTTGTCTCTGATATCAGTAAAACAGAAACCATCGCCCAGCGCTTACAGAAGGCCCTGAAGCAGCATGCCCCTGTCTTTGAGCTCCCCCAACAAACCACCGAGCGTATTCAGGCTTCGCCGAATCCCGCCACCCAGGAGGGGAAGGCCGCACCAGAAGCAACCACTACTGATATAACCTCCCCGCAACAAACCACGCAGCCATTCATGTCCCGCTATGCAAAGATTAAACAGCTTGCAAAGACCGAAACCTGGGAGGGCACAAAATTCAGGGTCTTTACCATTAATGACATCATTTCCCAGATTGACCAGATTGTGTCAATCCTTAAGAGCGTCAGCCTGGGGATTCTCCTGGTGCTCTTCTTTATCATCATGGTGGGGCTCACCAATACCTTCCGGATGATCATGTACGAACGAATCCGGGAAATTGGTACCATGCGAGCCCTGGGAATACAGCGAAGGGGGATTCGGAACCTCTTTCTCCTGGAAGCCCTGTTCCTTTCCGCCTTTGGAACCATCGGTGGCTGGGTAGCGGCCTTTGTCATCCTGAACATCCTTTCCCTTTTTTCCTTTGGTACCGATACGGTCTTCTCCCTTTTTCTGAAAAATGGCCACATATCATTCGTGGTACCCTGGGGAGAGATGCTCCTGCACTATATGCTCATTGCCCTGCTGACGCTGCTTTCAGTGTACTTCCCTGCCCGCAAAGCCTCAAAATTAGAACCAGCCCGGGCACTGCGAACCACTAAATGA
- a CDS encoding rhomboid family intramembrane serine protease produces the protein MKVKYNAPTVLTYALISAIVLILTQTILPGLTEAWFTVPGRRVFSAHLIRHWITIFTHVIGHANWNHLISNFAFILLIGPILEEAYGSLSLFFMILVTAFVTGLLNALLLPTALLGGSGVVFMMVLLASFTNFNKGEIPLTFILILILYLGREIFNSFTSNNISEFAHIVGGFCGSLFGFFRPARR, from the coding sequence ATGAAAGTAAAGTACAATGCTCCCACGGTGCTCACCTATGCCCTGATCAGCGCCATCGTCCTGATCCTTACCCAGACAATTTTGCCGGGGCTTACCGAAGCATGGTTTACCGTCCCCGGCCGACGGGTATTTAGTGCCCACCTGATTCGTCACTGGATTACCATCTTTACCCACGTCATCGGCCACGCAAACTGGAATCATCTTATCTCCAATTTTGCCTTTATTCTCTTGATTGGGCCCATTCTGGAAGAAGCCTACGGGTCCCTTTCCCTGTTCTTCATGATTCTGGTAACTGCCTTTGTGACGGGTCTGTTGAATGCGCTGCTCCTCCCTACCGCGCTCCTGGGGGGAAGTGGGGTGGTCTTCATGATGGTTCTTCTGGCTTCTTTTACTAATTTTAATAAGGGAGAAATCCCTTTGACGTTCATCCTGATCCTTATCCTCTATCTGGGGCGGGAAATTTTTAATTCTTTTACCTCGAATAACATCTCCGAATTTGCCCACATCGTCGGGGGCTTTTGTGGCAGCCTTTTTGGGTTCTTCCGTCCCGCCCGGCGATAA
- a CDS encoding outer membrane lipoprotein-sorting protein — MKRFISLILITASILGAGTTVWAQVQGVDFEAILRQLDTISDFSGQDFTAVFTIVTEKPNEKQSVTQVRMFRRDAKKQFTLLIQLPEAQKGQGYLQEGDNFWFYDPVSRKFSFSSLKDVIGDSEARNSDFTQRSILDDYTIQKTSEGMLGKFPVWIIELKAKHNNVSYDMVRLYVRKDPILLLKQEDLSVNGRLMRTSLYPKWADLGKGKFFPSQMLIVDEINKGEKSQLTMTEMSLAPLPDKVFTKAFLEQVN, encoded by the coding sequence ATGAAACGATTCATATCTTTAATACTCATAACCGCGAGCATCCTGGGCGCGGGAACCACCGTATGGGCCCAGGTTCAGGGTGTAGATTTTGAAGCGATCCTTCGACAGCTTGATACCATTAGCGACTTTTCCGGCCAGGATTTTACGGCGGTCTTTACCATCGTCACTGAAAAACCAAATGAAAAACAATCGGTAACCCAGGTGCGTATGTTCCGCCGGGATGCAAAAAAACAGTTCACCCTGCTTATCCAACTGCCGGAAGCCCAGAAAGGACAGGGGTACCTCCAGGAGGGGGATAATTTCTGGTTCTACGACCCCGTAAGCCGTAAATTCAGCTTTTCGAGCCTTAAAGACGTCATAGGTGATTCGGAGGCCCGAAACTCCGACTTTACCCAGCGTTCTATTCTGGACGATTACACCATTCAGAAAACGAGCGAAGGTATGCTCGGGAAATTCCCGGTGTGGATTATCGAACTCAAAGCTAAGCACAACAACGTAAGTTACGATATGGTGCGTCTCTATGTTCGTAAGGACCCTATTCTGCTCCTTAAACAGGAAGACCTTTCGGTAAATGGCCGGCTCATGCGGACAAGCCTGTATCCTAAATGGGCGGATCTGGGGAAAGGAAAATTCTTCCCCTCCCAGATGCTTATTGTCGATGAAATAAACAAGGGCGAAAAGAGCCAGCTTACCATGACCGAAATGTCCCTTGCTCCCCTACCGGACAAGGTCTTTACCAAAGCATTCCTCGAACAGGTGAACTAA
- a CDS encoding exodeoxyribonuclease III, protein MRIISWNVNGLRAVEKKGFLEWIHREEADIICIQETKAHPEQLSEALLHPVDSKGREYHSYWASAKKRGYSGVGIYTLRKPREIRTLGIPEFDDEGRILIADYEGFILLSAYFPNSQEGGARLDYKLAFCDAVLSTCNRLVQEGHHVLLCGDYNIAHEPIDLARPEENEQNPGYLPEERAWMTRFLGAGYVDTFRVRHPGEGGHYTWWSYRTRARERNIGWRIDYHCVNTAFAPQVRDSRIRSEIGGSDHCPIEIELEEGKL, encoded by the coding sequence ATGCGCATCATTTCGTGGAATGTAAATGGCCTGCGGGCCGTAGAAAAGAAGGGCTTTCTGGAATGGATCCACCGGGAAGAAGCAGACATCATCTGTATTCAGGAAACCAAGGCTCATCCAGAACAGCTCTCAGAGGCCCTCCTCCACCCGGTAGATAGCAAAGGGCGGGAATACCATTCCTATTGGGCCAGCGCCAAAAAACGGGGATACTCAGGGGTGGGGATCTACACTCTCCGCAAGCCCCGGGAGATACGTACGCTGGGTATACCTGAATTTGACGATGAGGGGCGCATCCTTATCGCCGACTACGAGGGGTTTATCCTTCTTTCAGCCTATTTTCCTAACTCGCAAGAAGGGGGGGCCCGCCTCGATTACAAACTTGCCTTCTGCGATGCGGTTCTGAGCACCTGTAATCGCCTGGTCCAGGAAGGGCATCACGTCCTCCTGTGTGGGGATTACAATATCGCCCACGAACCCATAGACCTGGCTCGCCCGGAAGAAAACGAACAAAACCCCGGCTACCTACCGGAAGAGCGGGCCTGGATGACCCGCTTTCTTGGAGCGGGGTACGTAGACACCTTTCGGGTCCGGCATCCCGGCGAGGGGGGCCATTATACCTGGTGGTCCTATCGAACCCGGGCCCGGGAACGGAACATCGGCTGGCGTATCGATTATCATTGTGTCAACACCGCCTTTGCCCCTCAGGTACGGGATTCCCGGATCCGATCAGAAATAGGGGGATCCGATCACTGTCCCATCGAAATAGAATTGGAGGAGGGAAAATTATGA
- the clpA gene encoding ATP-dependent Clp protease ATP-binding subunit ClpA yields the protein MKISRQVQAIINNAYTEAKNHNHEYLTPEHLLYAALKLEDVQRIIFNCHGDYDSILNGVKNFLAEKVPVMLGSEPTQTVGFQNVIERALLHCQSAQKEELDLASIIVALYDEDKNYCSYFMKRGGIRRLDLLEVLAHGTTEDEMLSSDGAESLEEDQDNLFNDESMDLEDEEPPEAASSPAKDQEELFSRKRPLPRTALDRFAINLTELARQHKLEPVIGRDAEIERTIQVLCRRKKNNPIHVGDPGVGKTAITEGLAQRIVQGLVPPPIQNAEIYSLDMGALVAGTKYRGDFEERIKKVVEELLARKKVILFIDEIHTLVGAGASSGNTLDASNLLKPVLSSGKLRCIGSTTFEEYTKYFEKDRALSRRFQKIDIGEPSEEDTLKILQGLKDKYERYHRVRYSEAALEAAVRLSVQYLPERRLPDKAIDIIDEAGALTRLERFKQASPGQGTPGLPAAAEDWVDPEENEKDEGKLSAEEAASYELIEVPLIERVVARMARIPERTVGESERDKLRDLEKRLKERIFGQDAAVEAVVRAVKRSRAGFRSPGKPIANFLFVGPTGVGKTELARSLAEILGIALHRFDMSEYQEKHTVSRLIGSPPGYVGYEEGGLLTDAIRKQPHAVLLLDEIEKAHPDIYNVLLQIMDYATLTDNNGRKADFRNVILIMTSNAGARDIGKSLIGFGERIVDEGVVHDAVEKTFTPEFRNRLDAVVRFGHLSREMMRSIVQKELAQFKAQLAEKKVTLEVTPACVEQLAIEGYSREFGARNVARVIEERVKSFFVDEVLFGRLQEGGAARVDWQDGQYRIEVFPGQDLASSEGGPEKR from the coding sequence ATGAAAATTAGCCGGCAGGTACAGGCTATCATTAATAACGCCTATACCGAAGCAAAAAACCATAACCATGAATATCTTACGCCGGAACATCTATTGTATGCGGCCCTTAAGCTTGAGGATGTACAACGGATTATTTTTAATTGTCATGGGGATTATGACTCTATTTTAAATGGGGTAAAGAATTTCCTTGCCGAGAAGGTTCCGGTAATGCTGGGCAGTGAACCCACCCAGACGGTGGGGTTCCAGAATGTGATAGAACGGGCCCTGCTCCATTGCCAATCGGCTCAAAAAGAAGAATTGGATCTGGCGTCCATTATTGTGGCCCTCTATGATGAAGATAAGAATTATTGCTCCTATTTTATGAAGCGGGGGGGCATTCGCCGGCTCGATCTTCTGGAAGTGCTGGCCCATGGTACTACCGAAGATGAGATGCTTTCCTCGGATGGGGCTGAGAGCCTGGAAGAAGACCAGGACAACCTGTTTAATGATGAAAGTATGGATCTGGAAGATGAAGAGCCCCCAGAGGCGGCGTCTTCACCGGCGAAAGATCAGGAAGAGCTATTTTCCCGAAAGCGCCCCCTTCCCCGGACTGCGCTTGATCGATTTGCCATCAATCTTACCGAACTGGCCCGGCAGCATAAACTGGAACCGGTTATTGGTCGGGATGCAGAGATAGAGCGGACCATTCAGGTGTTGTGTCGCCGGAAAAAAAACAACCCTATCCATGTGGGAGATCCCGGCGTGGGGAAAACCGCCATTACCGAGGGGCTTGCCCAGCGAATTGTCCAGGGATTGGTGCCCCCACCGATTCAAAATGCAGAGATCTATTCCCTTGATATGGGGGCCCTCGTGGCAGGAACAAAGTATCGGGGAGACTTTGAAGAACGGATCAAAAAGGTGGTTGAGGAATTACTCGCCCGAAAAAAGGTAATCCTCTTTATCGATGAGATTCACACCCTGGTAGGGGCGGGGGCCAGTTCGGGAAACACCCTGGATGCGTCGAATTTGTTAAAGCCGGTTCTTTCTTCCGGTAAGCTGCGGTGTATTGGGTCTACGACCTTTGAAGAATACACCAAGTATTTTGAAAAAGATCGGGCCCTTTCTCGTCGCTTCCAGAAGATTGATATCGGGGAACCCAGCGAAGAGGATACCCTGAAGATTCTTCAGGGCTTAAAGGATAAGTATGAACGGTACCACCGGGTTCGGTATAGCGAGGCTGCCCTGGAGGCGGCGGTACGCCTTTCGGTTCAGTACCTTCCTGAACGGCGGCTGCCTGATAAGGCCATCGATATTATCGATGAGGCGGGGGCCCTGACCCGTCTTGAACGGTTTAAACAAGCATCCCCGGGCCAGGGAACTCCTGGGTTGCCTGCCGCTGCAGAAGACTGGGTGGACCCTGAAGAAAATGAAAAGGATGAGGGGAAGCTGTCCGCCGAGGAAGCCGCATCCTACGAACTGATAGAGGTTCCGTTAATAGAACGGGTAGTCGCCCGGATGGCCCGTATCCCTGAGCGTACCGTAGGAGAAAGCGAGCGGGATAAACTGCGGGATCTGGAGAAGCGTCTTAAGGAACGGATTTTTGGACAGGATGCGGCGGTGGAAGCGGTGGTCCGGGCGGTGAAGCGTTCCCGGGCAGGGTTCCGCAGCCCCGGTAAACCCATCGCCAATTTCCTTTTTGTGGGTCCCACGGGGGTGGGGAAAACCGAGCTTGCCCGAAGTCTGGCCGAAATTCTGGGGATTGCGCTCCATCGCTTTGACATGAGCGAATACCAGGAAAAGCATACGGTGAGCCGGCTTATCGGGTCTCCTCCGGGATATGTGGGGTACGAAGAAGGGGGGCTCTTAACCGATGCGATCCGTAAGCAACCCCACGCGGTACTGCTCCTGGACGAAATTGAAAAGGCCCACCCGGATATTTACAATGTGCTCCTTCAGATCATGGATTACGCCACCCTTACGGACAATAATGGTCGAAAGGCGGATTTCCGCAACGTAATCCTCATCATGACCAGTAACGCGGGGGCCCGGGATATTGGGAAAAGCCTCATTGGCTTTGGAGAACGGATTGTGGACGAAGGGGTGGTCCACGATGCGGTGGAAAAAACCTTTACCCCCGAGTTCCGGAACCGACTTGATGCGGTCGTTCGTTTTGGACACCTCAGCCGCGAGATGATGCGCTCCATTGTGCAGAAAGAGCTGGCTCAGTTTAAAGCCCAACTGGCAGAAAAAAAGGTAACCCTGGAAGTAACCCCTGCCTGTGTGGAACAGCTTGCCATAGAAGGGTATAGCCGGGAGTTTGGGGCCCGCAATGTAGCCCGGGTAATAGAAGAACGGGTTAAGAGCTTCTTTGTGGATGAGGTGCTCTTCGGTCGTTTGCAAGAAGGTGGGGCCGCTCGGGTGGATTGGCAGGACGGCCAGTATCGTATTGAGGTGTTCCCCGGGCAAGATTTAGCTTCCTCCGAAGGAGGCCCTGAAAAGAGGTGA
- the aat gene encoding leucyl/phenylalanyl-tRNA--protein transferase, producing MRRDALAGPDPDFPYLTEDERVTFPDPAKKSSWIIAIGGNLSPGMLLSAYEQGIFPWYGPDDPIIWQSPDPRLVIYPHTLHVSESMRKILRRQVFTITFDKDFEGVIRGCAEIERPGQDGTWISEDIIKAYTELHRLGYAHSAEAWQDGKLVGGCYGLIIGRVFCGESMFARVSNASKAAFLSWAQYLFSRGCAFIDCQVTTEHLVSLGGVEISREEFLAQLAVARKGKLDI from the coding sequence GTGAGGAGAGATGCTCTTGCGGGGCCCGATCCTGACTTTCCTTATTTGACGGAAGATGAGCGGGTTACATTCCCCGATCCGGCAAAGAAATCGAGCTGGATTATCGCCATAGGGGGCAACCTCTCCCCCGGCATGCTCCTTTCTGCTTATGAACAGGGGATTTTCCCCTGGTATGGGCCGGATGATCCCATTATCTGGCAGTCCCCGGACCCTCGCCTTGTTATCTATCCCCATACGCTCCATGTTTCTGAATCGATGCGGAAAATTCTCAGGCGCCAGGTTTTTACCATCACCTTTGATAAGGATTTCGAAGGGGTTATTCGGGGTTGCGCAGAAATTGAACGGCCCGGTCAGGATGGTACCTGGATATCGGAGGATATCATCAAGGCCTACACGGAACTTCATCGATTGGGGTATGCCCACTCGGCAGAGGCCTGGCAGGATGGAAAACTCGTAGGGGGCTGTTATGGCCTTATTATAGGGCGGGTCTTCTGTGGGGAATCTATGTTTGCCCGGGTCTCAAATGCTTCAAAGGCGGCCTTTCTTTCCTGGGCCCAGTACCTCTTTTCCCGGGGCTGTGCCTTTATCGATTGCCAGGTTACGACGGAACATCTGGTAAGTCTTGGAGGGGTAGAAATAAGCCGCGAGGAATTTCTTGCTCAACTTGCGGTGGCTCGAAAGGGGAAACTGGATATTTAA